TATCGAGACTCCTAGACGCTTTCGTAAAGCTCCAGCTTCTCGCCTTCCTTCAACGTGACAAACGCCTTCTTCCAATCAGAGCGCCGACCAACAAATCGGCCAAGACGTTTCACCTTGCCACGAATATTTACCACATTGACGCGGGCAACCTTCACCTTCAACAGGGTTTCAACGGCCTGCCGAATTTGAATCTTATTCGCATCCGGATGAACAAGAAAACCAACGGTATTTCCTTGCTCACGCAAGGCAGTGATTTTCTCGGTCAGCAATGGCTGAATTAGCACCTGGTGTAGGTCGCCTTTCATGACCACACCTCCTTCACTCGATCTAACTCACTCTGAGGAATGACCAACGAGTGACAGCGCAACACGTCATAGACATTGAGCTCTTCAGGACGTAGCACGATCACATTCGAAAGATTCTTCCCCGCCTGCACAACGTGAGAGTTTTGATCTGCAACTACAAGCAATGCATTGCCAACGATTCCGAGTTTCGCCAAGGCAGACGCCAACAGCTTCGTCTTGGCTTCAGCAATACTCAATTCTGAAACGACGACAACACTCCCCTCCAACACCTTGGCTGACAAGGCACTTTGAATAGCCGCTCGATACTTTTTCTTGGGCATCCCGAACGCGTAACTTCTCGGCTTCGGGCCAAATACGGTTCCACCATGTCGCCAGACAGGCGAGCGAAGCGATCCCGCACGCGCGCGACCCGTATGCTTCTGCTTCCAAGGCTTCTTACCGGACCCACTGACTTCCCCACGACGCAGGGTCGATGCGGTCCCTTGACGACCACAGGCACGCTGCATCACCACTGCCTCATGAACAAGAGGGGCGTGAGGTTTACAGCCGAACACTTCGCTCGGCAAGTCGACACTCCCCACCTTTTTCTTCTGTGCGTCTACCACATCAACGATCGGCATAGCTCAACTCTTCTTTGACTTCCGCACAACCAGCAGCCCATTGACACCACCGGGCACTGCTCCGCGGACAAACAACAGGTTTTCATCTGGACGAGCTTCGACCACTTTCAAGCGCTGAACCGTGACTCGCTCATCTCCCATGTGACCGGGCAATGCTTTATTCTTCCAAACACGAGAAGGATAAGAACTGGCACCAATCGATCCAGGTGCCCGGTGAAACATGGATCCGTGCGTCTCTGGACCACCGGCATAATTATGCCTCCGCACAACTCCCTGAAAGCCCTTACCCTTCGAGACCCCGACGACATCTACCCAATCGCCCTTCTTGAAAATATCGACCTTAATGGTCGCCCCGACAGAAACATCACCGGTCTTCGGAAACTCCCTCAACCATCGGCTCGCTGGCGCCTGATGCTTCTTCAAGTGCCCCAGTTCGGCGCCGGACAACCGACCTTCCTTCACTTCACCAAAGGATAATTGCACCGCTTCATAGCCATCTCGCTCCTTAGTTTTGAGCGAAACAACG
The sequence above is a segment of the Nitrospira sp. genome. Coding sequences within it:
- a CDS encoding 50S ribosomal protein L23; the encoded protein is MKGDLHQVLIQPLLTEKITALREQGNTVGFLVHPDANKIQIRQAVETLLKVKVARVNVVNIRGKVKRLGRFVGRRSDWKKAFVTLKEGEKLELYESV
- the rplD gene encoding 50S ribosomal protein L4 codes for the protein MPIVDVVDAQKKKVGSVDLPSEVFGCKPHAPLVHEAVVMQRACGRQGTASTLRRGEVSGSGKKPWKQKHTGRARAGSLRSPVWRHGGTVFGPKPRSYAFGMPKKKYRAAIQSALSAKVLEGSVVVVSELSIAEAKTKLLASALAKLGIVGNALLVVADQNSHVVQAGKNLSNVIVLRPEELNVYDVLRCHSLVIPQSELDRVKEVWS
- the rplC gene encoding 50S ribosomal protein L3, encoding MTNGLLGKKLGMTQMYDETVLAPVTVIEAGPCRVVSLKTKERDGYEAVQLSFGEVKEGRLSGAELGHLKKHQAPASRWLREFPKTGDVSVGATIKVDIFKKGDWVDVVGVSKGKGFQGVVRRHNYAGGPETHGSMFHRAPGSIGASSYPSRVWKNKALPGHMGDERVTVQRLKVVEARPDENLLFVRGAVPGGVNGLLVVRKSKKS